The Nocardioides pantholopis genome window below encodes:
- a CDS encoding GNAT family N-acetyltransferase — protein MTLRPLRRSDQRAWRETRQRNLAWLAPWDATAPPDSPARPTTYRALVRRLRREAAHGTTYPFAVEVDGRFVGQVTVNNVVRGSAQFASIGYWLDREVAGRGVMPRAVALVVDHCFGPLGLHRIEVAIRPENSNSLRVVEKLGLDEVGYAPRYLHIDGAWRDHRIYAITREECPGGLLARLDPPASTPQSHQSQK, from the coding sequence GTGACGCTGCGGCCGCTGCGCCGCAGCGACCAGCGGGCGTGGCGCGAGACCCGGCAGCGCAACCTCGCCTGGCTCGCGCCGTGGGACGCGACCGCGCCCCCCGACAGCCCGGCCCGCCCCACGACGTACCGGGCGCTGGTGCGTCGGCTGCGCCGCGAGGCGGCGCACGGCACGACGTACCCGTTCGCGGTCGAGGTCGACGGCCGGTTCGTCGGCCAGGTGACCGTGAACAACGTGGTCCGCGGGTCGGCGCAGTTCGCGTCGATCGGCTACTGGCTGGACCGTGAGGTCGCCGGGCGGGGCGTGATGCCGCGGGCGGTGGCGCTGGTGGTCGACCACTGCTTCGGCCCGCTGGGCCTGCACCGGATCGAGGTGGCGATCCGGCCGGAGAACTCCAACTCGCTGCGGGTGGTGGAGAAGCTCGGCCTCGACGAGGTGGGCTACGCCCCGCGCTACCTGCACATCGACGGGGCCTGGCGCGACCACCGGATCTACGCGATCACCCGCGAGGAGTGCCCCGGCGGGCTGCTGGCCCGCCTGGATCCCCCGGCGTCGACTCCCCAGTCACACCAGTCTCAGAAGTAG
- the sepX gene encoding divisome protein SepX/GlpR, protein MSALIFVALAVAWAVYLVPKALRHHDEGASSRSVEGFSDAMRVLARREPVDERSARLVVTPGGPASTAVASASPAPAELTPAQRRARREAANRAARRRRRVLTAILVANALVVALAAFALFSWWYVAIPAAVLVAWLVACRVMVRQERGITRRQAPSASAPLGVPAAPDAVDPADAELTQDVPVVAEEIEVRSDVRVDPALWDPVPVTLPTYVSKPAAARTVRTIDLDGTGVWTSGHTEADSQLAREAEQAERDARRADGDDQRAVGS, encoded by the coding sequence ATGAGTGCGCTGATCTTCGTCGCCCTGGCAGTGGCGTGGGCGGTCTACCTCGTCCCCAAGGCCCTGCGGCACCACGACGAGGGCGCGAGCAGCCGCTCGGTGGAGGGGTTCTCCGACGCCATGCGCGTGCTCGCCCGGCGCGAGCCGGTCGACGAGCGCAGCGCGCGGCTCGTGGTCACCCCGGGTGGTCCCGCGTCGACGGCCGTCGCCTCGGCGAGCCCGGCCCCGGCCGAGCTCACCCCGGCGCAGCGCCGGGCCCGCCGGGAGGCGGCGAACCGGGCCGCGCGCCGGCGCCGTCGCGTGCTCACCGCGATCCTCGTCGCGAACGCGCTGGTCGTCGCGCTGGCCGCCTTCGCGCTCTTCTCCTGGTGGTACGTCGCGATCCCGGCCGCCGTGCTGGTCGCGTGGCTGGTCGCCTGCCGGGTGATGGTCCGCCAGGAGCGCGGCATCACCCGCCGTCAGGCTCCGTCCGCCTCCGCGCCGCTCGGGGTCCCGGCCGCCCCGGACGCCGTCGACCCCGCGGACGCCGAGCTCACCCAGGACGTCCCGGTCGTGGCCGAGGAGATCGAGGTCCGCTCCGACGTCCGGGTCGACCCCGCCCTGTGGGACCCGGTGCCGGTCACGCTCCCGACGTACGTCTCGAAGCCGGCGGCCGCGCGCACGGTCCGCACCATCGACCTCGACGGCACCGGGGTGTGGACCTCCGGGCACACCGAGGCCGACAGCCAGCTGGCCCGGGAGGCTGAGCAGGCCGAGCGGGACGCGCGCCGCGCCGACGGCGACGACCAGCGGGCCGTCGGCTCCTGA
- a CDS encoding helix-turn-helix transcriptional regulator, with the protein MDPSTPRPAGAPGSSERRLERRLDPVLTLAELAAELGVSVQALYDLRSQGRGPRGFRVGRVLRFRVSEVQAWLAQLEADDAARHPHPAR; encoded by the coding sequence ATGGACCCCAGCACCCCCCGCCCCGCGGGCGCCCCCGGCTCCTCGGAGCGTCGCCTCGAGCGTCGCCTGGACCCGGTGCTCACGCTCGCCGAGCTGGCCGCCGAGCTCGGCGTCAGCGTCCAGGCGCTCTACGACCTGCGCAGCCAGGGCCGCGGCCCGCGCGGCTTCCGGGTGGGCCGGGTGCTCCGGTTCCGGGTCAGCGAGGTCCAGGCGTGGCTGGCGCAGCTGGAGGCCGACGACGCCGCCCGACACCCGCACCCGGCCCGATGA
- a CDS encoding site-specific integrase, whose amino-acid sequence MTGRPRTPIGTHGTINTRRRGRRVVAETRVRDIDGRLRQVRASAPTAAAARAHLLERIRERPAMPSAGALRPTSSFADLADLWLADLERRDLAQSTKENYRTCLRLHVRPGFEHYALAEVTTGRVEWFLAGQAAVSPSRAGQARTLLNLLFGFALRHDAIARNPVEGTSPLRAAKKAPRALTLDQIAAIRRAGAQWRTQPGLPGPRPDGQVRDIVEVLLGTAMRPGEVLALRPRDLEDRPGGMVASVTGTVVQHAGTARTARRRTRPSAGSPYPSSRPRCCAAGWPGSARRIGTGPSSPTAAVGR is encoded by the coding sequence ATGACCGGGCGCCCCCGCACCCCGATCGGCACCCACGGCACCATCAACACCCGCCGCCGCGGTCGCCGGGTGGTCGCCGAGACGCGGGTCCGCGACATCGACGGGCGGCTGCGCCAGGTCCGCGCCAGCGCCCCCACCGCGGCCGCCGCCCGGGCGCACCTGCTCGAGCGGATCCGCGAGCGCCCGGCGATGCCGAGCGCCGGCGCGCTGCGCCCCACCAGCTCCTTCGCCGACCTCGCGGACCTGTGGCTCGCGGACCTGGAGCGACGCGACCTGGCGCAGAGCACCAAGGAGAACTACCGCACCTGCCTGCGGCTGCACGTGCGCCCGGGGTTCGAGCACTACGCGCTCGCCGAGGTCACCACCGGCCGGGTCGAGTGGTTCCTCGCCGGGCAGGCCGCGGTGTCGCCGTCCCGGGCCGGCCAGGCCCGGACGCTGCTCAACCTGCTCTTCGGGTTCGCGTTGCGGCACGACGCGATCGCGCGGAACCCGGTCGAGGGCACCTCGCCGCTGCGCGCGGCCAAGAAGGCGCCCCGGGCGCTGACCCTGGACCAGATCGCCGCGATCCGGCGGGCGGGCGCCCAGTGGCGCACCCAGCCGGGTCTGCCCGGGCCCCGGCCGGACGGCCAGGTCCGCGACATCGTCGAGGTCCTGCTCGGCACCGCGATGCGCCCCGGCGAGGTCCTCGCCCTGCGCCCCCGCGATCTCGAGGACCGGCCGGGCGGGATGGTCGCGAGCGTGACCGGCACGGTCGTCCAGCACGCCGGGACCGCCAGGACCGCCCGAAGACGGACGCGTCCGTCCGCCGGATCGCCGTACCCGAGTTCGCGGCCGAGGTGCTGCGCCGCCGGCTGGCCGGGCTCGGCCCGGAGGATCGGGACCGGACCATCTTCGCCAACCGCGGCGGTGGGCCGCTGA
- a CDS encoding KAP family P-loop NTPase fold protein, which produces MTETGRSSLWSDEPSARDLLSFMAVAETVADAVLDERLDPIALGLSGSWGSGKTSVLELVKQEVESRAKVADTRVLVVPTQPWGYDPSVGPKESLISEVLDALKGEIDPSKGAEAQNLLLKLAKRVKWAKAIKIAALTSITLQLPKVEDVLDLVSEESADGETEPAERGLAQFRDEFAELLESGGLSHISRVVVLVDDLDRCLPETVVETLEAIRLFLSAKGMSFVIAADEDRVADAIQKRLGTPTNERGNGETPAELYLHKIVQTTIPIPALSQFDTQAYLFLLLAEGNLEPATFDALVDSTAALRLKAGSLDDLTLPTDVDLAGELATASRLTPMLYEKFRGNPRRIKRFLNDLHVRQAVASRRGIALAPDAVAKLMMLERLLEDDFKVVLAWLAQTKLRDQLQALDRAANEAPKVEAPGSEEPTDGTPKRKVSSKAAPAGMAPAAPEQQFSDSLIRWAKLPPKLDASDIGGYLYLAASFAGIQLVSDALPQRLRDIASALTSSVQVDRAAITHDALRAISAADSQLLVGYLGRLTRDQPSLQPYSVPGMLRLTRTHPGTEVATVAALKLLPPGEVRVGTVMLLKPESADVFEAVLAAWDVASAKDRTRRTIGEVRQHWSATNGN; this is translated from the coding sequence GTGACCGAGACCGGCCGCAGTTCGCTCTGGTCCGACGAGCCCTCGGCTCGTGACCTGCTGTCATTCATGGCCGTCGCTGAGACGGTCGCAGATGCAGTTCTCGACGAGCGGCTTGACCCGATTGCCCTGGGTCTTTCGGGATCGTGGGGTAGTGGTAAGACGAGCGTGCTCGAGTTGGTGAAGCAGGAGGTCGAGAGCCGGGCGAAGGTAGCGGACACGAGGGTTCTAGTCGTGCCCACGCAGCCTTGGGGCTACGACCCCAGTGTCGGTCCCAAGGAGAGCCTCATCTCCGAAGTACTCGATGCCCTCAAGGGGGAGATCGACCCGTCCAAGGGGGCGGAAGCCCAGAATCTGCTGCTCAAGCTGGCCAAGCGAGTGAAGTGGGCCAAGGCCATCAAGATAGCGGCACTGACCTCGATCACCCTCCAGCTCCCGAAAGTCGAGGACGTTCTCGACCTGGTGAGCGAGGAGTCGGCAGATGGCGAGACTGAGCCTGCCGAGCGCGGCCTTGCGCAGTTCCGTGACGAGTTCGCGGAACTACTCGAGTCCGGCGGCCTGAGCCACATCTCGCGTGTCGTCGTGCTTGTCGATGACTTGGATCGCTGCCTTCCTGAGACGGTCGTGGAGACCCTGGAGGCGATTCGCCTCTTCCTCTCGGCAAAGGGAATGTCGTTCGTTATCGCCGCTGACGAGGACCGCGTGGCAGATGCGATCCAGAAACGCCTCGGCACCCCGACGAATGAGCGCGGCAACGGTGAGACGCCCGCCGAGCTGTACCTGCACAAGATCGTCCAGACGACGATCCCGATCCCTGCGCTAAGTCAGTTCGACACCCAGGCGTATCTTTTCCTGCTTCTTGCCGAAGGTAACCTCGAGCCGGCGACGTTCGACGCACTTGTCGACTCCACTGCAGCGCTCCGCTTAAAGGCGGGTTCGCTCGATGACCTGACGCTTCCAACGGATGTCGACCTGGCTGGGGAACTCGCCACTGCATCGCGCCTGACGCCAATGCTCTACGAGAAGTTCCGTGGCAACCCGCGCCGAATCAAGCGCTTTCTGAATGATCTGCACGTGCGCCAAGCCGTGGCCTCGCGTCGCGGCATTGCGCTGGCTCCAGATGCGGTCGCCAAGCTCATGATGCTGGAACGCCTCCTCGAGGATGACTTCAAGGTGGTCCTTGCCTGGCTCGCCCAGACCAAGCTCCGCGACCAACTCCAGGCACTTGACCGTGCGGCCAACGAGGCGCCGAAGGTCGAGGCCCCCGGGTCCGAGGAGCCTACAGATGGCACGCCGAAGAGGAAGGTGAGCTCGAAGGCGGCGCCGGCCGGCATGGCGCCTGCTGCCCCTGAGCAGCAGTTCTCCGATTCGCTGATCCGCTGGGCCAAGCTGCCGCCGAAACTCGATGCGTCGGACATCGGCGGCTACCTGTACCTGGCAGCGTCCTTTGCGGGCATCCAGCTCGTGAGCGACGCGCTGCCGCAGCGCCTGCGCGATATCGCCAGCGCGCTGACCTCGAGCGTCCAGGTCGACCGCGCCGCGATCACCCATGACGCGCTCCGGGCGATCTCGGCTGCCGACAGCCAGTTGCTCGTCGGATACTTAGGCAGGCTTACCAGGGACCAGCCGTCGCTTCAGCCGTACTCGGTGCCGGGGATGCTCCGCCTGACGCGGACCCACCCGGGCACTGAGGTAGCGACTGTCGCAGCACTGAAGCTGCTGCCGCCAGGTGAGGTGAGGGTCGGCACCGTCATGCTTCTCAAGCCGGAGTCGGCTGACGTGTTCGAGGCGGTGCTTGCCGCCTGGGACGTGGCATCAGCGAAGGATCGGACCCGCCGGACCATCGGCGAGGTCCGTCAGCACTGGAGTGCCACGAATGGGAACTAG
- a CDS encoding TatD family hydrolase: MSRQLPPLDLHAHIDVGVGARELEGLGAVVFAATRSLDEAEAALARVDAVTIWGTGCHPGVAASQDQFDADLFQNQMARTAFVGEVGLDGVSKVPMERQTEVFTEILNLVAGDPRIVSVHSARATNRTLDVIERSGARGVILHWWLGSPAETGRALDLGCFFSINSSMDPQRLAAAGVPAERLLPETDHPSGNRRGAFPRQPGSTRDVETKIAAAYGMADDAVRQQFWTTFAGLVESLDVDRLLPSVVRAMLTRARQNQR, translated from the coding sequence ATGAGCCGTCAACTGCCACCACTCGATCTGCACGCCCATATCGACGTCGGCGTGGGTGCCCGCGAGCTAGAGGGGCTGGGAGCCGTTGTGTTCGCGGCGACCCGGTCGCTGGACGAAGCAGAGGCCGCCCTGGCACGCGTCGACGCAGTCACGATCTGGGGTACCGGCTGTCATCCCGGCGTCGCTGCGTCCCAGGACCAATTCGATGCCGACCTCTTCCAGAACCAGATGGCGCGCACAGCCTTCGTCGGCGAGGTGGGTCTGGACGGTGTCTCTAAGGTCCCGATGGAGCGGCAGACTGAGGTCTTCACGGAGATCCTGAACCTCGTCGCTGGAGACCCGCGCATAGTTTCGGTGCATAGCGCTCGAGCTACGAACCGGACGCTCGACGTTATCGAGAGGTCAGGTGCTCGCGGCGTCATCCTCCACTGGTGGCTGGGGAGCCCCGCTGAGACGGGTCGGGCCCTCGACCTCGGATGCTTCTTCTCGATCAACAGCAGCATGGACCCGCAGCGGCTCGCAGCGGCTGGAGTCCCAGCCGAACGCCTGCTGCCAGAGACAGATCACCCGAGCGGCAACCGTCGGGGTGCATTCCCGAGGCAGCCGGGATCAACCAGGGATGTTGAGACCAAGATCGCGGCGGCATATGGCATGGCCGACGATGCGGTGCGGCAGCAGTTCTGGACGACGTTCGCCGGCCTGGTCGAGTCGTTGGACGTTGATCGGCTACTTCCGTCCGTGGTCCGCGCAATGCTCACCCGAGCGCGTCAGAACCAAAGATAA
- a CDS encoding alpha/beta hydrolase: MKQQFRPRLYSDGMEFSWSGSYSQKHRVTAGHRLSRWVRSHSSGAALGTVFAHSYGGEVAARAINSGAKVDELVLLSAPVNQHHIAALDRVSRVIDVRLDFDIVLALARENQRLPAHPSVTEFVIQKAFWKHGATHEPKFWDDEAVAVKTGI; encoded by the coding sequence GTGAAGCAGCAGTTTCGGCCGCGCCTCTACAGCGACGGCATGGAGTTCTCTTGGTCAGGTTCCTACAGCCAGAAGCACCGCGTCACCGCTGGACACCGTCTCTCGCGCTGGGTGCGCAGCCACTCGTCCGGAGCCGCACTCGGCACCGTGTTCGCGCATAGCTACGGCGGTGAGGTGGCAGCGCGTGCCATCAACAGTGGCGCGAAAGTGGATGAGTTGGTGCTTCTCAGCGCCCCAGTGAACCAACACCACATCGCGGCGCTTGATCGCGTGTCGCGTGTCATCGACGTGCGACTGGACTTCGACATCGTGCTGGCGCTGGCGCGTGAGAACCAACGACTGCCCGCCCATCCGAGTGTGACTGAGTTCGTGATCCAGAAAGCGTTCTGGAAGCACGGAGCCACTCACGAGCCCAAGTTCTGGGATGACGAGGCAGTCGCCGTCAAGACCGGAATCTGA
- a CDS encoding ISL3 family transposase → MPDATVGDRSKAFAHPDLSTFCRLDELGLVVTGQRLEPDRAVLACRVREPDQWRQRCGCEGSPRVTITRTLSHEPLDWRPTTLVVTIRRYRCADCGHVWRQDTPRAAEPRAKLSCRALHWALEAIVVQHLSVARVADGLGVAWHTANNTVLAEGRRVLINDPARFDDVRVLGVDEHMWRHTRRGDKYVTVIIDLTPIRNGTGPARLLDMVEGPSKQAFKTWLAARLQAWCDRVEVVAMDGFTGFKTATTEELPDAVTVMDPFHVVRLAGDALNRCRRRVQQNLYGHRGRKNDPLYEARRTLHTGAALLTDKQRKRLSDLFAVDAHVEVEATWGIYQRMIGAYREPDRVRGRALMEKLIASVSTGVPAALVELTTLGKTSTKRAADVLAYFDRPGTSNGPTEAINGRLEHLRGSALGFRDLTNYIARSLLETGGFRP, encoded by the coding sequence GTGCCTGACGCTACCGTCGGCGACCGCTCGAAAGCGTTCGCCCACCCCGACCTCTCCACCTTCTGCAGGCTTGACGAGCTCGGCCTCGTCGTCACCGGTCAGCGCCTCGAGCCCGATCGCGCGGTCCTGGCCTGCCGGGTCCGTGAACCCGATCAGTGGCGCCAGCGCTGCGGCTGCGAAGGATCGCCACGCGTCACCATCACCCGGACCTTGTCCCACGAACCGCTCGACTGGCGACCCACCACGCTGGTCGTGACGATCCGTCGTTACCGGTGCGCCGACTGTGGGCACGTGTGGCGCCAAGACACCCCCCGGGCCGCCGAGCCACGAGCGAAGCTCTCGTGCCGCGCGCTGCATTGGGCACTGGAAGCGATCGTCGTGCAGCACCTCAGCGTTGCCCGCGTCGCCGACGGCCTCGGGGTCGCCTGGCACACCGCCAACAACACCGTCCTGGCCGAAGGCAGACGGGTCCTGATCAACGATCCCGCTCGCTTCGACGACGTCCGGGTCCTCGGCGTCGACGAGCACATGTGGCGCCACACCCGCCGCGGCGACAAATACGTCACCGTGATCATCGACCTCACCCCGATCCGTAACGGCACCGGCCCCGCACGCCTGCTGGACATGGTCGAGGGACCCTCGAAGCAGGCGTTCAAGACCTGGCTCGCCGCCCGTCTCCAGGCCTGGTGTGACCGAGTGGAGGTGGTCGCGATGGACGGGTTCACCGGCTTCAAGACCGCCACCACCGAGGAACTACCCGACGCGGTGACCGTGATGGATCCCTTCCACGTGGTCCGCCTGGCCGGCGACGCCCTGAACCGCTGCCGCCGCCGGGTTCAACAGAACCTTTACGGCCACCGCGGCCGTAAGAATGATCCACTGTACGAGGCTCGCCGCACCCTGCACACCGGCGCCGCCCTCCTCACCGACAAGCAGCGCAAGCGGTTGAGCGACCTGTTCGCGGTCGACGCCCACGTCGAGGTCGAGGCGACCTGGGGCATCTACCAACGCATGATCGGCGCCTACCGCGAACCCGACCGCGTCCGCGGGCGCGCGCTGATGGAGAAGCTCATTGCCTCGGTCAGCACCGGTGTCCCGGCCGCGCTCGTCGAGCTCACCACGCTGGGCAAGACCTCGACCAAGCGCGCCGCCGACGTGCTGGCCTACTTCGACCGACCCGGCACATCCAACGGACCCACTGAGGCGATCAACGGGCGCCTCGAGCACCTCCGCGGATCCGCCCTCGGCTTCCGCGACCTGACCAACTACATCGCCAGGTCCCTACTCGAGACCGGAGGATTCAGACCCTGA
- a CDS encoding serine/threonine-protein kinase, with translation MWERWDAVAASARGLKSDYRLDDRPLGAGGQATVVRGEHRTTGLPVAFKRLRPGLVADADARARLRREVQIGTQLRHPNVVAVLDSNVDEGWFVMPLAAGTLESMRESVAEESRRIETLLRQVGAGLSAAHELGWTHRDVKPANILIFTDGSTSSPTSTWVVADWGLGRRPDGATTAHGRTVVGVAYGSEGFAAPELAEDAHRAGPTADIYSLGQVAGWVLTGRLPRPNIPLRPDDDPWRSVVDRATRMDPNRRPPDIESLLEIVVAEMAPMPEAPTARAQLLLAEAGAGQPASGVALMNLALSQATTSAGADHELLTDLIPALSADVVRLAVTHHSEMMRDLIATLETAADDSWIPFRTASSCAIFLVRCLEAALDRSDDDTAEAALQAFCRWDETYDQWDAQRALRPVLRRVRGVHAERAARILRRHPESAAHFSDLVGERDLDPALRGVLAAAGG, from the coding sequence GTGTGGGAACGCTGGGACGCCGTAGCCGCTTCGGCGCGCGGGCTCAAGTCTGACTACCGCCTCGACGATCGGCCGTTGGGTGCCGGCGGGCAGGCCACCGTCGTTCGCGGCGAGCACCGCACCACGGGCCTCCCCGTCGCGTTCAAGCGACTGCGCCCGGGGCTTGTCGCCGATGCAGACGCGCGTGCCCGTCTACGGCGCGAGGTGCAGATCGGGACGCAGTTGCGACACCCAAACGTCGTTGCAGTCCTCGACTCCAACGTGGACGAGGGCTGGTTCGTCATGCCCCTCGCCGCGGGCACCCTCGAGTCCATGCGCGAGTCGGTAGCCGAGGAGTCCCGGCGCATCGAGACGCTGCTGCGCCAGGTCGGCGCGGGTCTCAGCGCGGCGCATGAACTCGGCTGGACACACCGTGACGTCAAGCCCGCCAACATCTTGATCTTCACCGATGGCTCGACGTCCAGCCCGACCTCGACATGGGTCGTCGCCGACTGGGGTCTCGGTCGTCGCCCGGACGGCGCCACCACTGCGCACGGGCGAACAGTTGTCGGTGTCGCTTACGGCTCTGAGGGCTTCGCAGCGCCAGAACTCGCTGAAGACGCGCATCGCGCAGGTCCGACAGCCGACATCTACAGCCTTGGCCAGGTGGCGGGCTGGGTGCTTACGGGGCGTCTACCGCGTCCGAACATCCCATTGCGCCCAGATGATGACCCGTGGCGCAGCGTCGTCGACCGCGCCACACGAATGGATCCGAATCGTCGGCCACCTGACATCGAGTCGCTGTTGGAGATCGTTGTTGCCGAGATGGCTCCGATGCCGGAGGCACCGACCGCTCGCGCCCAGCTCTTGCTGGCCGAAGCCGGCGCTGGACAGCCAGCCTCGGGGGTCGCACTCATGAACTTGGCCCTCTCTCAGGCAACAACCTCAGCAGGTGCTGATCACGAACTGCTCACCGACCTCATACCGGCCCTGAGCGCCGACGTGGTGCGGCTGGCCGTGACCCATCACAGCGAGATGATGCGCGACCTCATCGCCACGCTCGAGACCGCCGCCGATGACTCTTGGATCCCCTTCCGGACTGCGAGTAGCTGCGCCATCTTCCTAGTCCGCTGTCTCGAGGCGGCACTCGACCGATCCGACGACGACACTGCCGAGGCAGCGTTGCAGGCGTTCTGCCGATGGGACGAAACGTACGACCAGTGGGACGCGCAGAGGGCTCTGCGCCCAGTCCTGCGCAGAGTGCGCGGAGTCCACGCCGAACGTGCAGCACGGATCCTTCGTCGTCACCCCGAGAGTGCTGCCCACTTTTCGGACCTCGTCGGAGAGCGTGACCTAGATCCGGCACTGCGCGGCGTTCTGGCTGCCGCCGGCGGATGA
- a CDS encoding DUF6910 family protein, whose amino-acid sequence MSIEVMSVERLRFDDGAPVRAASAVVAFAGGFLVVPDDATHAAWFRGSSVTAVRLLPPTGGHELFSDATGTKHLKPDLEAACHLTVEGGPAALIMGSGSSPARMRWVLLRLEHDEPRPHVADMTPLYASVADALSLRPEDLNLEGVCVVGDVLRWYQRGLPSAGLPSGSVDLDLRTAVAAALGQVGPAAVAAMEPRTYDLGAVAGVGLAITDVVTLPDGTLLASAAAEDSPNPRDDGPVVASCLVRLDDNAVREVIPLPPVEDSVIKVEGLMVLEGYQDGALLLAVADVDDPDAASLATRVRVRF is encoded by the coding sequence GTGTCCATCGAAGTGATGAGCGTCGAGCGGTTGCGTTTCGACGATGGGGCTCCCGTGCGGGCCGCGTCTGCCGTGGTTGCGTTCGCCGGCGGGTTCCTCGTCGTGCCAGACGATGCGACGCACGCCGCTTGGTTCCGAGGGTCATCCGTGACCGCCGTACGACTGCTCCCACCGACCGGCGGACACGAGTTGTTCTCCGATGCGACTGGGACCAAGCACCTGAAACCCGATCTTGAGGCTGCCTGCCACCTGACCGTCGAAGGCGGTCCGGCAGCGTTGATCATGGGCTCGGGGTCTTCCCCCGCCCGGATGCGATGGGTACTCCTCCGGCTCGAGCACGACGAGCCGCGGCCGCACGTTGCGGACATGACACCGCTGTACGCCAGCGTGGCCGACGCCCTGTCGCTGAGGCCTGAGGACCTCAATCTGGAAGGGGTCTGCGTCGTCGGGGACGTGCTGCGCTGGTACCAGCGGGGGCTTCCCTCAGCCGGGCTGCCTTCCGGCAGCGTCGACCTGGACCTCCGCACCGCCGTAGCCGCTGCCTTGGGCCAGGTCGGCCCAGCAGCAGTGGCCGCAATGGAACCGCGGACCTACGACCTCGGTGCGGTAGCGGGGGTCGGCCTGGCGATAACGGACGTGGTGACCCTGCCCGACGGGACCCTCCTCGCCAGCGCCGCGGCCGAGGACAGCCCCAACCCGCGCGACGACGGACCCGTGGTTGCGTCGTGCCTGGTCCGACTTGACGACAACGCCGTGAGAGAAGTCATTCCGTTGCCGCCGGTCGAGGACAGCGTCATCAAGGTGGAGGGCCTCATGGTGCTCGAGGGATACCAGGACGGGGCACTGCTCCTGGCGGTTGCCGACGTCGACGATCCCGACGCAGCGTCTCTAGCCACCAGAGTGCGGGTTCGATTCTGA
- a CDS encoding helix-turn-helix domain-containing protein, which produces MDEPVDRTLDAVGPRLRQLRQRRDITLSDLAVETGISTSTLSRLEAGLRRPTLEQLLPLARAYGVTLDELVDAPPTGDPRVNLRPIPTNDGRTILPLSRRAGGIQAYKFILPTGRDDAEPDLRTHDGYDWAFVLNGRLRLVLGEHDLILEPGEAAEFDTRTPHWFGATSSGPVEFLSLVGKQGERAHVRTGPT; this is translated from the coding sequence ATGGACGAACCCGTGGACCGCACACTCGACGCCGTGGGGCCACGCCTGAGACAACTGCGGCAGCGGCGCGACATCACCTTGAGCGACCTCGCCGTGGAGACCGGGATCTCGACCAGCACCCTGTCCAGGCTCGAGGCCGGGCTCCGGCGCCCGACGCTGGAGCAGCTACTGCCGCTGGCCCGCGCCTACGGCGTCACCCTCGATGAGCTCGTCGACGCACCACCGACGGGCGACCCGCGCGTCAACCTGCGCCCGATACCCACCAACGACGGCCGGACCATCCTGCCCCTCAGCCGCAGGGCCGGAGGCATCCAGGCCTACAAGTTCATCCTCCCCACCGGACGCGACGACGCCGAGCCCGACCTGCGCACCCACGACGGCTACGACTGGGCCTTCGTCCTCAACGGCAGGCTCCGACTCGTCCTCGGCGAGCACGACCTGATCCTCGAGCCCGGCGAGGCCGCAGAGTTCGACACCCGCACCCCGCACTGGTTCGGCGCCACCAGCTCAGGGCCCGTCGAGTTCCTGAGCCTCGTCGGCAAGCAGGGAGAACGCGCACACGTGCGCACCGGACCCACGTAG
- a CDS encoding class I SAM-dependent methyltransferase → MEHTFDNEYWDQIWQGDRAAAMGSGQPNPHLAHEVGDLVPGTALDAGCGAGAEAIWLAGRGWQVTGADIAAAALDRAADAGVAQRVQWVQADLSTWEPDAQYDLVTTSYAHPAMPQLEFYDRAATWVAPGGTLLIVGHLHHEDTADDHRHGSDQGHGHGRHGRHVDGPPASASATAASITARLDPAEWEIVTAEEAHRTMSGPEGRENTIHDVVVRATRRS, encoded by the coding sequence ATGGAGCACACGTTCGACAACGAGTACTGGGACCAGATCTGGCAGGGCGACCGCGCGGCGGCGATGGGATCGGGCCAGCCGAACCCGCACCTCGCGCACGAGGTCGGCGACCTGGTGCCCGGGACCGCGCTCGACGCAGGCTGCGGCGCCGGAGCCGAGGCGATCTGGCTCGCCGGGCGCGGCTGGCAGGTCACCGGCGCGGACATCGCCGCCGCGGCGCTCGACCGCGCCGCCGACGCTGGAGTTGCCCAGCGGGTGCAGTGGGTGCAGGCGGACCTGTCCACCTGGGAGCCCGACGCACAGTACGACCTGGTCACCACCTCCTACGCCCACCCCGCGATGCCACAGCTGGAGTTCTACGACCGCGCTGCCACCTGGGTGGCCCCCGGAGGCACCCTCCTCATCGTCGGTCACCTCCACCACGAGGACACCGCGGACGACCACCGGCACGGAAGCGATCAGGGGCATGGGCACGGCAGGCACGGCAGGCACGTCGACGGGCCGCCCGCTTCGGCCTCGGCAACCGCTGCCAGCATCACCGCACGCCTCGATCCGGCCGAGTGGGAGATCGTGACCGCTGAGGAGGCACACCGGACCATGTCCGGCCCCGAAGGCCGCGAGAACACCATCCACGACGTCGTCGTCAGAGCGACTCGACGCAGCTGA